A part of Maniola jurtina chromosome 19, ilManJurt1.1, whole genome shotgun sequence genomic DNA contains:
- the LOC123875300 gene encoding uncharacterized protein LOC123875300, translating to MSRQSAETLFPSEDESPQHSPQPEPEKKSKKRAHDKLKTGEPSSPTPTRVAKKSMKSIINPIAPPPKKITAYDLFGTDSEDDETEETSTPTAAGKKIQPLVSYLTRRLANGHSRQSFEGKTGTHFIDLKVYRCDEVENVQPVNRWRHAIICVKNRTNEDTEAWRHLTNFIIATRKEYKKCTPTFISNYY from the exons AT gtcACGACAGAGTGCTGAAACGTTGTTCCCATCAGAAGATGAGTCGCCGCAGCATTCGCCGCAGCCTGAGCCTGAAAAGAAATCCAAGAAAAGGGCACATGACAAATTAAAAACCGGTGAACCATCAAGTCCCACACCGACGCGTGTTGCGAAGAAATCAATGAAGTCCATCATCAATCCCATCGCACCGCCACCAAAAAAGATCACTGCATACGATCTTTTCGGCACAGATAGTGAAGATGACGAGACTGAAGAGACCTCTACACCTACAGCAGCGGGCAAAAAAATACAGCCTTTAGTTTCGTATTTAACAAGAAGACTGGCTAACGGTCATTCAAGACAATCTTTCGAGGGTAAGACAGGAACGCACTTCATTGACCTGAAAGTGTACCGGTGTGATGAGGTCGAAAATGTTCAGCCCGTAAATAGATGGCGTCATGCCATCATATGTGTTAAAAACCGCACAAATGAAGATACTGAGGCATGGCGCCACTTAACAAACTTCATCATTGCGACACGAAAAGAGTATAAAAAATGCACTCCCACTTTTATCAGCAACTATTATTAG
- the LOC123875299 gene encoding uncharacterized protein LOC123875299, which translates to MAEPTITEKLELKLKTLHFKKEYLFGKAQKLYDYAKTVKDDDNKMQSFLAQFSELDSVRTKFENTVMEILEIDMQLKPGMKLTTTQLDAFDSLYESCSLLARKYRAKETNNMSLKSDQTKPSLPKLRKLPVEERIDRVKALRLCVNCLKKHDQICNSSMTCGVCMGSHHYLLHKDQGRAISVGTSAVPSNPPAQPSSSYGQQALVTSSHSVSDSVPAQEALCSLNEYGVVLGTARTHILDFSGQFQDCRGVIDSGAQTSFITAECAQRLGLPSQKCPFSISGLGGEFIKNQGMVTCTITPRHQDCPKFTLNMVVVTKVAGDMPNVNFPREVINQYDKFELADPQFYKKARVDILLGNDIVSQIVTNKPLFINSDIPSVIETVFGSVISGKLVTDKKDSRERSQNYCLSVSEGESLDQALRAFWTIEEVPCTPSINPLDQLAEEIFVKEHTRESNGRYVVPLPLAPGHPELGESYAIAERRLLYTERKLARTPVLQQAYADFMREYEALDHMELYVGASPSKYVIPHHSILRPSSSSTPLRVVFDGSSRSKNNLSLNDILLTGPKLYRDISAIILNFRLFNYCLVCDVCKMYRAIRLKESDRCYQHILYRSSPTEPIKLYELKTVTYGLSCSPFLAIRTLIQLARDEEERFPLAAQVIREGVYMDDVLYSCNTYEEACTVQDQLIGIFESGQFLLKKWTSNSSELLNRVPSDHRECPLTFMKDGNECTIKVLGLTWTPKSDNFVSAINKTDPVLTKRSVLKLLASIYDPVGFIAPCTFLAKLIMQDLWKLGIGWDDPLPCEIGNLWSTFISELPRLADIPIERHMLLPGQTECELVGFCDASSRGYAACIYVVSNDERGNVKVRLVTAKSKVAPVKPMTIPRLELMGAVLLSKLITFVRDNLTRVKINRITCLTDSTIVLSWLNTDAYKLKTFVCNRVAQVTEVVPPHTWRHVSSENNLADCCSRGVSPSQLVSERNRWLEGAAWLYSPSTDWPVSVFIQEKESEPPELKPTQNLISEQLGAFSG; encoded by the exons ATGGCCGAACCGACCATTACAGAGAAACTGGAGTTGAAATTGAAAACTTTGCATTTTAAAAAGGAGTACCTATTCGGAAAAGCACAAAAATTATACGATTATGCAAAAACGGTCAAAGATGATGACAATAAGATGCAAAGTTTTCTGGCTCAGTTCTCCGAGTTAGACAGTGTTCGAACAAAATTCGAAAACACGGTCATGGAAATATTGGAAATCGACATGCAATTAAAACCCGGTATGAAGCTAACTACAACTCAATTAGATGCCTTTGATAGTTTATACGAAAGTTGTAGTTTGCTTGCTCGAAAATACCGAGCTAAAGAAACCAACAATATGTCGTTGAAAAGTGACCAGACCAAACCGTCGCTTCCAAAATTAAG GAAATTACCAGTCGAAGAGCGGATTGACCGTGTCAAGGCTTTAAGATTATGCGTAAATTGCCTAAAGAAGCATGATCAGATCTGTAATAGTTCTATGACCTGTGGGGTTTGTATGGGTTCTCACCATTATCTCCTCCACAAAGACCAGGGTCGCGCGATCTCTGTGGGCACCTCGGCCGTGCCGTCAAACCCACCCGCGCAGCCCAGCTCATCGTATGGGCAACAAGCGCTCGTGACGTCGTCTCACTCCGTGAGTGACTCGGTGCCAGCGCAAGAAGCGCTGTGTTCTCTAAATGAATACGGCGTAGTATTAGGAACGGCTCGGACACACATTCTCGATTTCAGCGGACAGTTTCAAGACTGCAGAGGAGTCATAGACTCCGGGGCGCAGACGTCCTTCATTACCGCAGAGTGTGCCCAACGTTTGGGACTCCCGAGTCAAAAGTGTCCTTTTTCGATCTCCGGCCTTGGCGGGGAATTTATTAAAAACCAAGGTATGGTAACGTGTACCATAACACCGCGGCATCAGGACTGTCCTAAGTTTACGTTAAACATGGTCGTCGTAACTAAAGTCGCCGGTGACATGCCTAATGTTAACTTCCCGCGCGAAGTAATAAATCAATACGATAAATTCGAATTAGCTGATcctcaattttataaaaaagcgCGGGTTGATATTCTTTTAGGGAACGACATAGTGTCGCAAATTGTAACAAATAAACCGTTGTTTATTAATTCCGATATACCTAGCGTAATCGAGACTGTATTCGGTTCTGTGATTAGTGGTAAACTCGTTACGGACAAAAAAGACTCACGGGAAAGATctcaaaattattgtttgtcGGTGTCAGAGGGTGAATCACTAGACCAAGCGTTACGTGCATTTTGGACAATCGAGGAGGTGCCGTGCACACCCTCCATAAACCCTCTCGACCAACTAGCCGAAGAGATTTTCGTTAAAGAGCACACGCGGGAATCGAACGGACGCTACGTCGTACCTTTACCGCTCGCGCCCGGTCACCCGGAGCTCGGTGAGTCATACGCCATCGCCGAGCGCCGCTTGCTGTATACCGAACGTAAACTAGCGCGCACACCTGTCTTGCAGCAAGCGTATGCAGATTTTATGCGGGAATACGAGGCTTTAGACCACATGGAGTTATACGTAGGAGCGTCTCCTAGTAAATATGTAATTCCTCATCACAGTATTTTAAGACCTAGCTCATCATCGACGCCTCTTCGCGTCGTGTTTGACGGTTCCAGTCGTTCTAAAAATAATCTATCGCTTaatgatatattattaactGGTCCGAAACTTTACCGTGATATTTCGGCCATTATTCTCAACTTTCGTCTTTTCAATTATTGTCTCGTGTGTGATGTTTGCAAGATGTACCGAGCGATAAGACTAAAGGAAAGCGATAGATGCTATCAGCACATATTATATAGATCATCGCCCACTGAACCAATTAAGTTATATGAATTAAAAACTGTTACCTACGGACTTAGTTGTTCACCTTTTCTCGCCATTCGTACGTTGATTCAGCTAGCTCGCGACGAAGAGGAACGTTTCCCCCTCGCCGCGCAGGTGATTAGAGAAGGAGTTTATATGGACGACGTCTTATATTCTTGTAATACCTACGAGGAGGCGTGCACGGTGCAAGACCAACTTATAGGTATATTTGAAAGCggtcagtttttattaaaaaagtggACGAGTAATAGCTCAGAATTACTGAATCGAGTTCCTTCGGATCATAGGGAATGCCCTTTGACATTTATGAAAGACGGAAACGAATGTACCATAAAGGTGCTTGGCTTAACCTGGACGCCTAAGTCCGACAATTTTGTTTCCGCCATAAATAAAACAGACCCCGTTCTGACCAAACGGTCGGTCCTAAAATTATTAGCGTCTATTTATGACCCCGTCGGATTCATTGCACCTTGCACTTTCCttgctaaattaataatgcagGATTTATGGAAGTTAGGTATCGGATGGGATGATCCATTACCGTGCGAGATAGGTAACCTGTGGTCGACTTTCATTTCGGAACTACCGCGACTAGCGGACATACCTATTGAGCGTCACATGCTGCTGCCTGGACAAACTGAATGCGAGTTAGTAGGTTTTTGCGATGCGTCATCGCGCGGGTACGCTGCATGCATTTACGTCGTATCGAATGATGAGCGAGGCAACGTCAAGGTTCGCTTAGTGACCGCCAAGTCTAAAGTGGCGCCGGTGAAACCTATGACGATTCCCCGATTAGAGCTAATGGGAGCCGTGCTTCTTAGCAAATTAATAACGTTCGTTCGGGATAATCTAACACGAGTTAAAATTAATAGAATTACATGCTTAACGGACTCGACAATCGTATTGTCATGGCTTAACACGGAcgcctataaattaaaaacgtttGTGTGTAACCGTGTTGCACAAGTTACAGAGGTCGTACCTCCTCATACTTGGCGTCATGTTAGCAGCGAAAATAACTTAGCCGATTGTTGCTCGCGCGGCGTGTCCCCATCTCAACTAGTCTCCGAACGTAATCGGTGGCTAGAGGGCGCTGCGTGGTTGTATAGTCCCTCGACTGACTGGCCCGTGTCGGTCTTCATTCAGGAAAAGGAATCTGAACCTCCTGAATTAAAGCCGACCCAAAATCTAATTTCGGAACAATTAG GGGCTTTCTCAGGGTAG
- the LOC123875298 gene encoding uncharacterized protein LOC123875298, which translates to MAPLPPTRLMPQKVFEHVGVDIGGPFYIKESLRKNAKITKSYLALFICFSTKAVHLEVLSSLSADCFLASLDRMTSRRGLCSVLYSDRGSNFSAASKHLNEVQRFLRDNEDITAGCAQRQISWRFNVASAPNMGGLWEAGIKSAKYHLVRSVGDKYLTFEELATVFCKVEAILNSRPLCPLPSSDNPDEFNVLTAGHFLIGKSLTAVPEYQLELEPISKLSRWQYLQKSSQLFWKRWSREYLNTLQQRAKWFTSNININVGDLVLIKDDNAPPCHWPLGKIEALHPGPDGVVRCVTLRTQKSRLQRPVNKLSPLPYVN; encoded by the coding sequence ATGGCTCCGTTGCCTCCAACCAGGCTCATGCCTCAAAAGGTATTCGAGCATGTAGGGGTAGACATCGGGGGTCCCTTTTATATTAAGGAAAGTTTACGTAAAAATGCAAAGATAACTAAGTCTTACTTAGCATTGTTTATCTGCTTTTCTACAAAAGCTGTGCATTTGGAAGTTTTATCTTCCTTGTCAGCTGATTGTTTCCTCGCGAGTCTGGACCGAATGACGTCACGCCGAGGGCTCTGCTCGGTCCTGTACTCAGATCGCGGGTCAAATTTCTCTGCTGCCAGCAAACATTTAAACGAAGTGCAGCGATTTTTGCGAGATAACGAAGATATCACTGCGGGGTGCGCACAGAGACAAATCTCCTGGAGGTTCAACGTAGCCAGTGCCCCAAATATGGGCGGGCTGTGGGAGGCTGGAATTAAGTCTGCAAAGTACCACCTAGTGCGAAGCGTTGGTGATAAATACTTAACCTTTGAGGAACTTGCTACCGTGTTCTGTAAAGTCGAAGCAATCCTCAATTCCCGGCCTCTGTGTCCATTGCCGTCAAGCGATAATCCGGATGAATTTAATGTGTTGACAGCCGGTCATTTTCTGATAGGCAAAAGTTTAACGGCCGTGCCGGAATATCAACTTGAACTTGAGCCGATCAGCAAATTGTCGCGCTGGCAATACCTTCAAAAAAGCTCGCAATTATTTTGGAAGCGATGGAGTCGCGAGTATTTAAACACGCTTCAACAGCGTGCAAAGTGGTTCACctcaaatattaatattaatgtgggTGACTTAGTACTTATTAAAGACGACAACGCGCCTCCTTGCCATTGGCCGTTGGGCAAAATAGAGGCCCTACATCCCGGTCCCGATGGTGTGGTTCGTTGTGTAACTTTACGCACGCAGAAGAGTCGGTTGCAACGACCGGTTAATAAGTTAAGCCCTCTACCTTATGTTAACTAA